A region from the Mucilaginibacter sp. CSA2-8R genome encodes:
- a CDS encoding mannose-1-phosphate guanylyltransferase, whose amino-acid sequence MNKNYYAIIMAGGIGSRFWPISRTSHPKQFIDILGTGKTLIQNTYERFLKICPQENIYVVTNEIYTDLVKTQIPALTDGQILTEPVMRNTAPCVAYGCYKIESMNPDAVIVVAPSDHLILNEAAFVTAIEDSMQTAASHECLVTLGIMPSRPDTGYGYIQYNDEVIDSKFHKVKTFTEKPTLDIAKTFIQSGDFLWNAGIFVWSAKAIVGAFDKHLPDMHEIFADARSVYNSEHEKGHVHTAYQRCTNISIDYGIMEKADNVYVLPSEFGWSDLGTWASIYQLADKDYVGNAVIPAEKVIMYDSSNCMVNVPADKLVVLQGLHDYIVVESNNTLLICPRDQEQNVKQVVADVKQKFGTKYI is encoded by the coding sequence ATGAACAAAAACTATTACGCCATTATTATGGCCGGCGGTATAGGCAGCCGTTTCTGGCCTATCAGCCGAACCTCACACCCAAAACAGTTTATCGATATTTTAGGCACCGGAAAAACTCTTATTCAAAATACATACGAGCGTTTTTTAAAAATTTGCCCTCAGGAAAATATATATGTTGTTACCAACGAAATTTACACTGATCTGGTAAAAACACAAATACCTGCGCTTACCGACGGACAGATACTTACCGAACCGGTAATGCGCAATACTGCCCCTTGTGTAGCTTACGGCTGCTACAAAATTGAAAGCATGAACCCTGACGCCGTTATTGTTGTTGCCCCTTCAGATCACTTGATTTTAAACGAAGCCGCCTTTGTTACTGCTATTGAAGATTCTATGCAGACTGCGGCATCACATGAATGTTTGGTTACATTGGGTATCATGCCATCTCGTCCTGATACCGGTTACGGCTACATACAATACAATGACGAGGTAATTGACAGTAAATTTCATAAAGTAAAAACCTTTACCGAAAAGCCAACACTGGATATTGCCAAAACGTTCATCCAAAGCGGTGACTTTTTATGGAACGCAGGCATCTTTGTATGGTCAGCAAAAGCCATTGTAGGCGCGTTTGATAAGCACCTGCCTGATATGCACGAGATTTTTGCCGATGCCCGCAGTGTATACAACAGCGAGCACGAAAAAGGCCACGTACATACTGCTTACCAGCGTTGTACCAATATTTCTATTGATTATGGTATTATGGAAAAAGCGGATAATGTTTACGTATTACCGTCGGAGTTTGGCTGGTCTGACCTGGGTACCTGGGCTTCAATTTACCAGCTGGCAGACAAAGATTACGTAGGTAATGCTGTGATCCCTGCAGAGAAAGTGATTATGTACGATTCTTCAAACTGTATGGTAAATGTACCCGCCGATAAACTGGTAGTACTACAAGGCCTGCATGATTATATTGTAGTTGAATCTAACAACACGCTGCTTATTTGCCCGCGCGACCAAGAGCAGAACGTTAAACAAGTCGTGGCCGACGTTAAACAAAAATTCGGCACGAAATATATTTAA
- the recQ gene encoding DNA helicase RecQ — protein sequence MEIKKSLFDNLQNFFGFDNFKGEQEAIITNIMAGNDTFVIMPTGGGKSMCYQLPALMTEGTAIVISPLIALMKNQVDQLRAFCNSDSVAHFLNSSLTKSETAKVKEDVLAGRTKLLYVAPESLTKQDNIDFLRLNKLSFVAVDEAHCISEWGHDFRPEYRKIRQVISNLGDNIPIIALTATATPKVQHDIQKNLQMNNATVYKSSFNRSNLYYEVRAKRNVLKEIIKFIKQHQGKSGIVYCLSRKKVEEVAEALTLNGIKALPYHAGLDAKVRAETQDKFLMEDADVIVATIAFGMGIDKPDVRFVIHHDVPKSMEGYYQETGRAGRDGGEGICVAFYSEKDVDKLQKFMKDKPVSEREIGTQILKEVIDYAESAVCRRKQILHYFGEDFEASNCNCMCDNCSSDRQFFDGEAQLHQVLSLIKQLGDKFDDHHITSVLMGQDNPHVHHYEHHLLDVFGAGKDEGANLWHSLLRQAMLDNFLSKDIDNYGLLKLTEKGQDFIDNPYSIRFALNKPMEAGEDDDSDEGPKQGGTALDAQLLQMLKDLRKKIAKQKSLPPFVIFQDPSLEEMCTHYPVSTDELKQISGVGAGKAAKFGAPFIELIKKYVEDNDIDRPVDMVIKSAANKSALKVYIIQNIDRHLDLEDIAASKGLSYEEILREVESIVNSGTKLNLNYYIDEVIDEDKQDEVYDYFRSAEIDSIDDALVDLGINDYTREEIQLMRIKFMSELGN from the coding sequence ATTGAAATAAAAAAATCGCTTTTTGACAACCTTCAGAATTTCTTTGGTTTTGACAATTTTAAGGGTGAGCAAGAAGCGATTATCACCAATATAATGGCCGGTAATGACACTTTTGTTATTATGCCCACCGGCGGCGGTAAATCCATGTGTTATCAGCTTCCGGCCTTAATGACGGAAGGTACGGCAATCGTAATATCTCCATTGATTGCCTTAATGAAAAATCAGGTTGATCAGCTCCGGGCTTTCTGTAATTCAGACAGTGTAGCCCACTTTTTAAACTCATCTTTAACTAAGTCCGAAACTGCTAAAGTAAAAGAAGACGTGCTGGCAGGCCGCACCAAGTTGCTTTATGTGGCACCCGAGTCGTTAACCAAGCAGGATAACATTGACTTTTTACGTTTAAATAAACTATCGTTTGTTGCCGTTGATGAGGCACACTGTATTTCCGAATGGGGACATGATTTTCGTCCGGAATACCGCAAAATACGCCAGGTTATTTCAAATCTGGGCGATAATATTCCAATCATTGCCCTTACAGCTACAGCTACTCCTAAGGTACAGCACGATATACAGAAGAACCTGCAAATGAACAACGCAACGGTGTACAAATCATCGTTCAACCGTTCTAATTTGTATTATGAGGTTAGGGCTAAGCGCAACGTCCTTAAAGAGATTATCAAATTTATTAAGCAGCATCAAGGTAAATCAGGCATTGTCTATTGTTTGAGCCGTAAAAAGGTCGAAGAGGTGGCCGAAGCGTTAACACTTAACGGCATTAAGGCTTTGCCTTATCATGCTGGTTTAGATGCAAAAGTGCGCGCCGAAACGCAGGATAAATTCTTAATGGAAGATGCCGACGTAATTGTGGCAACTATTGCTTTTGGTATGGGTATTGATAAACCCGACGTGCGTTTTGTTATACACCATGATGTGCCTAAAAGCATGGAGGGCTATTACCAGGAAACCGGCCGTGCAGGTCGTGACGGCGGTGAGGGCATTTGCGTGGCGTTTTATTCGGAAAAAGACGTTGATAAGCTGCAAAAGTTTATGAAAGATAAACCTGTTTCTGAACGAGAAATAGGTACCCAGATTTTAAAAGAAGTTATTGATTATGCTGAGTCGGCTGTTTGTCGCCGCAAGCAGATATTGCATTACTTTGGCGAAGACTTTGAAGCTTCGAACTGTAATTGCATGTGCGATAACTGTAGTTCAGATCGTCAATTTTTTGACGGTGAGGCACAGTTGCATCAGGTATTAAGCCTGATTAAACAATTAGGTGATAAATTTGACGATCATCACATCACCAGTGTGTTGATGGGGCAGGACAATCCGCATGTGCACCACTATGAGCACCATTTGCTGGATGTGTTTGGCGCCGGTAAAGATGAAGGTGCAAATTTGTGGCATTCACTGCTGCGCCAGGCCATGTTAGATAACTTTTTATCGAAGGATATCGATAACTACGGGTTACTGAAGCTTACTGAGAAAGGTCAGGACTTTATTGATAACCCTTACAGTATCCGTTTTGCGTTGAATAAGCCGATGGAAGCGGGCGAAGACGATGATTCGGATGAAGGCCCTAAACAGGGTGGTACTGCTTTAGATGCGCAATTGCTGCAAATGTTGAAAGACCTGCGAAAAAAGATTGCCAAACAAAAAAGTCTGCCTCCGTTTGTCATCTTTCAGGATCCGTCTTTAGAAGAAATGTGTACGCATTATCCGGTATCAACCGATGAGCTGAAACAAATTTCGGGGGTGGGTGCAGGTAAAGCAGCTAAGTTTGGAGCACCTTTTATTGAGCTCATTAAAAAGTATGTAGAGGATAACGATATCGACCGTCCGGTAGATATGGTGATTAAAAGTGCCGCTAACAAATCAGCGTTAAAGGTATACATCATCCAAAATATCGATCGCCATTTAGATCTTGAAGATATTGCTGCCTCAAAAGGATTAAGTTACGAAGAGATATTGCGTGAAGTGGAGTCAATTGTAAACTCGGGTACCAAGCTTAACCTTAATTACTATATTGACGAGGTGATTGATGAGGACAAGCAAGATGAAGTATACGATTATTTCCGTTCGGCCGAGATTGACTCCATAGATGATGCTCTGGTTGATTTGGGCATAAACGATTATACCCGCGAAGAGATTCAGCTGATGCGGATTAAGTTTATGTCGGAGTTAGGAAACTAA
- a CDS encoding OmpA family protein codes for MHLRLIIILLLFAIQAAAQPKRYTTTNETAITYYQKAGGRLDQQDYAGAIQNLESALTTDGQFLEAHLQLGDLLKQQLQYKAAAEHYQRVLNINPEFNRAVYLKLAESEINLSQYQQAQLHLEKYITYPTISPESRFYARKLIDDCTFSIAALEHPVPFKPVNLGAEINSAYDEYLPVSTADESTLIFTRKIGNNEDFYRSTKQDGKWLNAIYLSKLINTAEYNEGAQSISQDGKYLFFTGCNRPDGLGRCDIYVTQRKGADWSKPYNLNTPVNSPGWESQPSISADGRTLYFVSNRKGGYGGYDIWKCKVTDKGWSQPENLGPNVNTPYDEQSPYIHPDDSTLYFCSNGWPGLGNKDLFVSRLDKSGKWQKPDNMGYPINSNGDENGLSISASGKYAFFASNTLSGFGGFDIYSFELPEKARPHLVTYVKGTVTDATTKQPIEAAVEIVDLVTNTPIYQNYSSATQGDFLATLVTGKNYGLTVTKNGYLFSSENFSLTGKNATRLFQIEIPLSAIEVGKTAILKNIFFDTNSYNLKPESRSALQYLINFMAQNPTVSIEISGHTDNAGNDKLNQTLSENRAKTVYQYLVSHGVNATKLQYKGYGKLKTVAPNTTEDNRALNRRTEFKVTNK; via the coding sequence ATGCATCTACGCCTCATCATCATTTTGTTGTTGTTTGCCATACAGGCTGCAGCGCAGCCAAAACGGTACACTACTACCAACGAAACCGCCATTACTTATTATCAAAAAGCCGGCGGCCGTTTAGATCAGCAAGATTATGCCGGAGCAATACAAAACCTGGAAAGCGCCCTCACTACCGATGGCCAGTTTCTTGAAGCACACCTGCAACTGGGCGACTTGTTAAAGCAACAATTACAATACAAAGCTGCTGCCGAACATTATCAGCGCGTGCTAAATATTAACCCGGAATTTAACCGTGCTGTTTACCTCAAGTTGGCCGAGTCTGAAATTAACTTAAGCCAGTATCAGCAAGCGCAGCTGCACCTCGAGAAATATATAACCTACCCTACCATTAGTCCCGAAAGCCGGTTTTATGCCCGTAAGCTGATAGATGATTGCACGTTTAGCATTGCGGCTTTAGAACATCCGGTTCCTTTTAAACCCGTTAATCTAGGTGCTGAGATTAATTCAGCTTACGATGAGTATCTGCCTGTATCGACCGCCGACGAAAGCACGCTGATTTTTACCCGAAAAATTGGTAACAATGAAGACTTTTACCGCAGCACCAAGCAGGACGGAAAGTGGCTCAACGCTATTTACCTCAGCAAACTGATAAACACGGCAGAGTATAACGAAGGGGCACAATCGATCTCGCAGGATGGCAAATATCTTTTTTTTACGGGTTGTAACCGGCCTGACGGATTAGGCAGATGCGACATTTACGTTACTCAAAGAAAAGGCGCTGACTGGAGTAAGCCTTATAACTTAAATACCCCGGTTAACAGCCCGGGCTGGGAATCGCAGCCCTCTATTAGCGCCGATGGCCGTACACTTTATTTTGTAAGCAACCGCAAGGGCGGTTATGGAGGCTATGACATTTGGAAATGCAAGGTGACCGATAAGGGCTGGTCGCAACCAGAAAACCTTGGCCCTAATGTTAACACACCATACGACGAACAGTCGCCTTATATTCACCCGGATGATAGTACACTGTATTTTTGCTCAAACGGATGGCCCGGACTGGGTAACAAAGATTTATTTGTAAGCCGGTTGGATAAAAGCGGTAAATGGCAAAAACCGGATAACATGGGCTACCCTATCAACTCAAACGGTGACGAAAACGGCTTAAGCATCAGCGCCAGCGGCAAGTATGCCTTTTTTGCATCAAACACGCTTAGTGGTTTTGGAGGCTTTGACATTTACAGTTTTGAACTACCCGAAAAAGCAAGACCGCATTTGGTTACTTATGTTAAAGGAACGGTAACAGATGCCACCACCAAACAACCCATTGAAGCCGCTGTAGAAATTGTAGACTTAGTTACTAATACGCCGATTTACCAAAACTACAGTTCGGCTACACAAGGCGATTTTTTGGCAACATTAGTGACCGGCAAAAACTATGGTTTAACGGTTACCAAAAACGGCTATCTGTTTTCGTCGGAAAATTTTTCGCTCACCGGTAAAAATGCTACCCGGCTTTTCCAGATCGAAATTCCGCTGAGTGCTATAGAGGTAGGCAAAACGGCTATACTTAAAAACATCTTTTTTGATACCAATAGTTATAACCTTAAGCCAGAGTCGCGATCGGCGCTGCAATATCTCATTAATTTCATGGCGCAAAACCCCACAGTGAGTATAGAAATTTCCGGTCATACAGACAATGCCGGCAACGATAAATTAAACCAAACACTTTCAGAAAATCGGGCGAAGACAGTATACCAGTACCTGGTTAGCCATGGTGTCAACGCCACTAAATTACAGTACAAGGGTTACGGCAAACTTAAGACGGTAGCACCCAATACCACCGAAGATAACCGTGCTCTAAACCGGCGGACGGAGTTTAAAGTAACAAATAAGTAA
- a CDS encoding 7-carboxy-7-deazaguanine synthase QueE encodes MAHLIPEDGTLLPLMEDFYTIQGEGYNSGKAAYFIRLGGCDVGCHWCDVKESWNAELHPLTAADTIVNNALRFPSKNVVVTGGEPLIYNLDYLTQQLHQHQINTFIETSGAYPLSGDWDWICLSPKKFKAPMPDVAAFAHELKVIVFNKSDFAWAEEHAKRVSPDCKLFLQPEWSKHKEMLPLIVDYVMNNPQWEVSLQTHKYMNIP; translated from the coding sequence ATGGCACACCTTATACCAGAAGATGGCACACTGCTTCCGCTGATGGAAGATTTTTATACAATACAGGGAGAGGGTTATAACTCGGGCAAAGCTGCTTATTTTATCAGGCTTGGCGGTTGTGATGTTGGTTGCCATTGGTGCGATGTTAAAGAGAGCTGGAACGCTGAACTACACCCGCTTACCGCTGCCGACACTATTGTAAATAACGCGCTGCGCTTTCCGTCTAAAAACGTTGTAGTTACGGGCGGCGAACCTTTAATTTACAATTTGGATTACCTGACTCAACAACTGCATCAGCATCAAATAAACACTTTTATCGAAACCTCGGGCGCGTACCCGCTATCGGGCGATTGGGACTGGATATGCTTATCGCCTAAAAAGTTTAAAGCCCCTATGCCTGACGTAGCTGCATTTGCCCACGAATTGAAGGTAATTGTGTTTAATAAATCAGACTTTGCCTGGGCCGAAGAACATGCCAAACGGGTATCACCGGATTGCAAACTTTTTTTACAACCCGAATGGTCTAAACACAAAGAAATGCTGCCGCTTATTGTAGATTATGTGATGAATAACCCGCAGTGGGAAGTTTCGCTGCAAACACATAAATACATGAATATCCCTTAA
- a CDS encoding Rieske (2Fe-2S) protein — MAWYKVLERVELSQPFIKKVNAGGKNVCLINYNKQVFALSASCPHAGADLSQGWCSEERLVCPRHRYEYDLQTGKGAPGQNDYVKTYNVKVEGTDVYVEITRWTDRLKNWIT, encoded by the coding sequence GTGGCCTGGTACAAAGTTTTAGAGCGGGTAGAGTTGAGCCAGCCATTTATTAAAAAAGTTAATGCGGGCGGAAAAAACGTCTGCTTGATTAACTATAACAAGCAAGTGTTCGCACTATCAGCTTCATGCCCGCATGCTGGTGCCGATTTAAGCCAAGGTTGGTGTAGCGAAGAACGTTTGGTATGTCCGCGCCATCGGTATGAGTACGATTTGCAAACCGGTAAAGGCGCACCTGGCCAAAACGACTATGTAAAAACTTATAACGTAAAAGTAGAAGGAACCGACGTTTACGTTGAAATAACAAGATGGACTGACCGTTTGAAAAACTGGATCACATAG
- a CDS encoding tetrahydrofolate dehydrogenase/cyclohydrolase catalytic domain-containing protein translates to MEILDGKYVSEKLKVEIAEQAAEYLKQSGRKPHLVAVLVGHDGGSETYVASKMRNCEKVGFKSTLVRYEDDVTEDELLLKVSELNHNPDIDGIIVQLPLPKHIDPEKVTEQIDHRKDVDGFHPINLGRMQRNLPSFIPATPYGITLMLKEYGVETAGKHCVVVGRSNIVGSPMSILMARNTQPGNCTVTICHSRTPDIKKFTLDADILIVAIGKKNFITADMVKEGAVVIDVGMNRETSTTTKSGYKLYGDVDFENVAPKTSWITPVPGGVGLMTIIGLLKNTLASANREVYPNLSKF, encoded by the coding sequence ATGGAGATACTTGACGGAAAATACGTTTCGGAGAAACTGAAAGTTGAAATTGCCGAACAGGCAGCCGAATATTTAAAGCAATCGGGTCGTAAGCCGCATTTGGTAGCCGTACTGGTAGGCCACGATGGCGGTAGCGAAACTTACGTAGCCAGCAAAATGCGCAACTGCGAAAAGGTAGGTTTTAAATCAACGTTGGTACGTTACGAAGATGATGTAACTGAAGATGAATTACTGCTTAAAGTTTCGGAACTTAACCACAACCCGGACATTGACGGCATCATTGTGCAACTGCCTTTGCCTAAGCACATTGATCCTGAAAAAGTAACCGAACAGATAGATCATCGTAAAGATGTAGACGGCTTCCATCCTATCAACCTGGGCCGCATGCAGCGCAACTTACCCTCATTTATCCCGGCAACGCCTTACGGCATTACGTTAATGTTAAAAGAATATGGCGTTGAAACCGCAGGTAAACACTGCGTGGTAGTAGGCCGGAGTAACATTGTAGGTTCGCCCATGAGTATATTGATGGCTCGCAATACTCAGCCAGGCAACTGCACTGTTACTATTTGCCATAGCCGCACGCCAGACATTAAAAAGTTTACGCTGGATGCAGACATCCTGATTGTGGCCATAGGTAAAAAGAATTTTATTACGGCTGATATGGTAAAAGAAGGTGCCGTGGTGATTGACGTAGGTATGAACCGCGAAACTTCCACCACTACCAAATCGGGCTACAAATTATACGGTGATGTTGATTTTGAAAATGTTGCCCCTAAAACTTCGTGGATTACACCGGTTCCGGGCGGCGTTGGCTTGATGACGATTATCGGCTTACTCAAAAACACGCTAGCCTCAGCCAATCGCGAGGTCTATCCAAATTTAAGTAAGTTCTAA
- the lepA gene encoding translation elongation factor 4 — protein MKHIRNFCIIAHIDHGKSTLADRLLEYTKTITQREAQAQLLDDMDLERERGITIKSHAIQMDYTLDGQPYVLNLIDTPGHVDFSYEVSRSIAACEGALLIVDASQGIQAQTISNLYLALENDLEIIPVLNKMDLPGAMPEEVKDQIVDLIGCKREEILAASGKTGMGIEEVLRAIIERVPAPVGDPDAPLQALIFDSVFNSFRGIIAYYKVVNGEIRKNTKVKFMATGKEYIADEVGTLKLTQLPKDVIKTGDVGYIISGIKEAKEVKVGDTITLIERPAASGIQGFEEVKPMVFAGIYPVDTEDYEELRDSMGKLQLNDASLVFEPESSAALGFGFRCGFLGMLHMEIIQERLEREFDMTVITTVPNVSYIAYTTKGDPLTVNNPSDLPDPSKLDFVEEPYIKANIITKAEFVGPVMSLCIQKRGAIVNQSYLTSDRVELIFEMPMGEIVFDFYDKLKTISKGYASFDYNQIGYRQSDLVRLDIRLNGEPVDALSSLIHRSNSYDFGKKICEKLKELIPRQQFEIIVQASIGAKIIARETVKALRKDVTAKCYGGDISRKRKLLEKQKKGKKRMRQVGNVEIPQSAFMAVLKLD, from the coding sequence ATGAAGCACATCCGTAACTTTTGTATCATCGCTCACATCGACCACGGTAAAAGCACCCTGGCCGATCGTTTGCTCGAATATACCAAGACTATTACCCAGCGCGAAGCACAAGCCCAATTACTTGATGACATGGACTTAGAGCGCGAGCGCGGTATTACCATAAAAAGCCACGCCATCCAGATGGATTACACCCTGGACGGCCAGCCCTATGTTTTAAACCTGATTGATACCCCTGGTCACGTCGATTTCTCTTATGAGGTATCGCGTTCTATCGCAGCATGCGAAGGTGCGTTGCTAATTGTGGATGCCTCACAAGGTATCCAGGCACAAACCATCTCTAACCTTTATTTGGCTTTAGAGAACGATCTGGAAATTATCCCGGTACTTAACAAAATGGACCTGCCGGGCGCTATGCCCGAGGAGGTGAAAGACCAGATTGTTGACCTGATTGGCTGCAAACGCGAAGAAATTTTAGCGGCATCGGGCAAAACCGGTATGGGTATTGAGGAAGTGTTGCGTGCAATAATCGAGCGTGTGCCAGCCCCTGTTGGCGACCCGGATGCGCCGTTGCAAGCGTTGATTTTCGACTCGGTATTCAACTCTTTCCGCGGTATTATTGCTTACTATAAAGTAGTGAACGGTGAGATCAGGAAAAATACCAAGGTTAAATTTATGGCCACTGGCAAAGAATACATTGCCGACGAAGTGGGTACCCTTAAATTAACACAACTACCTAAAGACGTCATTAAAACCGGCGATGTAGGTTACATCATTTCCGGCATTAAGGAAGCTAAGGAGGTTAAAGTTGGCGATACCATTACGCTGATTGAACGCCCTGCAGCAAGCGGTATACAAGGATTTGAAGAGGTAAAACCTATGGTATTTGCCGGCATTTACCCGGTTGATACCGAAGATTACGAAGAGCTGCGCGACTCGATGGGTAAGCTGCAGTTAAACGACGCTTCACTGGTGTTTGAGCCAGAGTCGTCGGCTGCGTTAGGCTTTGGTTTCCGATGCGGATTTTTGGGTATGCTCCACATGGAGATTATTCAGGAACGTTTGGAGCGCGAGTTCGACATGACGGTAATTACCACCGTGCCCAACGTGTCGTACATTGCCTATACCACCAAAGGCGACCCGTTAACGGTAAACAACCCGTCGGACTTACCCGACCCAAGCAAACTCGACTTTGTTGAGGAGCCCTACATCAAAGCTAACATTATCACTAAGGCCGAATTTGTTGGTCCGGTAATGTCGTTATGTATCCAGAAACGCGGAGCCATTGTAAACCAGTCTTACTTAACGTCTGACCGGGTGGAACTGATTTTTGAGATGCCGATGGGTGAGATTGTATTTGACTTTTACGACAAACTAAAAACGATATCTAAAGGATATGCCTCGTTTGACTACAACCAGATTGGCTATCGCCAGTCGGATTTGGTAAGGCTTGACATCCGCTTAAACGGCGAACCTGTTGATGCATTGTCCTCGTTAATTCACCGTAGCAACTCATACGATTTTGGTAAAAAGATTTGTGAAAAGCTGAAAGAATTAATTCCGCGCCAGCAATTCGAAATCATTGTACAGGCCTCTATCGGTGCAAAAATTATAGCACGCGAAACGGTTAAAGCATTACGTAAAGACGTAACCGCCAAGTGTTATGGTGGTGATATTTCGCGGAAGCGTAAACTGTTAGAGAAACAGAAAAAAGGTAAAAAACGGATGCGCCAGGTAGGCAACGTCGAAATACCGCAATCGGCGTTTATGGCGGTGTTGAAATTGGATTAG
- a CDS encoding fructosamine kinase family protein encodes MVSTQLSPSFLGYLSAELSEKTKLAVEIKDAKPVSGGDISAAFMLTTNGRRYFMKLNSQSAYPLLFERESEGLDAIRQTRTVAVPQAVLHGAFEDNAFLVLAWIETGAKSSQALTALGQQLAAMHRCTASHYGFEHDNYMGSLPQSNTKHTKWADFFINERLQPMVQTAADRNLLSTRQVDLFEQLYARLPELFAEEQPALIHGDLWGGNYLVDTAGKPYLIDPAVSYGHREFDLAMTTLFGGFSSDFYAAYHEAYPLAPGWQQRAALWNLYPLLLHLNLFGASYLPQVIDSVNMYL; translated from the coding sequence ATGGTGAGCACACAATTAAGTCCGTCTTTTTTGGGCTATCTGTCTGCAGAATTGTCTGAGAAGACTAAATTAGCAGTAGAAATTAAAGATGCCAAACCTGTATCCGGCGGTGATATCAGCGCAGCGTTTATGCTAACAACCAACGGCAGGCGGTATTTTATGAAACTGAACAGCCAGAGCGCCTACCCGCTGTTGTTTGAGCGTGAAAGCGAGGGCCTGGATGCCATCAGGCAAACCCGAACCGTAGCGGTACCGCAAGCAGTATTGCACGGAGCGTTTGAGGATAACGCTTTCCTGGTATTGGCTTGGATAGAAACCGGTGCTAAATCGTCGCAGGCCTTAACAGCATTAGGGCAGCAACTGGCAGCCATGCATCGGTGTACCGCATCGCATTACGGGTTTGAGCACGATAATTATATGGGCAGTTTGCCGCAGTCAAACACGAAGCATACCAAGTGGGCAGACTTTTTCATTAACGAGCGGCTACAGCCGATGGTGCAAACTGCCGCTGACCGTAATCTGCTAAGTACACGGCAAGTCGATTTGTTTGAGCAGTTGTACGCCCGGTTACCGGAGCTTTTTGCTGAAGAGCAGCCTGCTTTGATACACGGCGATTTATGGGGAGGAAATTACTTGGTGGACACTGCGGGGAAGCCCTACCTGATTGACCCGGCCGTTAGTTACGGTCATCGCGAGTTTGATTTGGCCATGACCACACTGTTCGGCGGATTTAGCTCAGATTTTTACGCGGCTTACCATGAAGCATATCCGCTGGCACCCGGCTGGCAGCAACGTGCCGCGTTATGGAATTTGTATCCTTTGCTATTGCATCTCAATTTATTTGGCGCCAGCTATTTACCTCAGGTCATTGACTCCGTAAATATGTACTTATAA
- a CDS encoding cytochrome c codes for MNRLFTLSITALLILTTGAFAQKSPVKKAGVAKPKTPMVTTGATDGKTVYLQNCLTCHQADGGGVPNMNPPLIKTDYVLGDKTRLIKIVLNGFNDRVEIEGEMYNNVMPSLNHLTDKQIADVLTYVRSNFGNKASAVSATEVKKLRGK; via the coding sequence ATGAACAGACTATTCACACTATCAATAACGGCTTTGCTGATATTAACAACCGGTGCATTTGCCCAAAAAAGCCCGGTAAAAAAAGCAGGTGTTGCCAAACCTAAAACTCCCATGGTAACAACTGGGGCCACGGATGGCAAAACCGTGTACTTACAAAACTGCCTAACCTGCCACCAGGCCGACGGTGGCGGCGTGCCCAACATGAACCCGCCGCTCATCAAAACCGACTATGTTTTAGGCGACAAGACGAGGTTGATTAAAATTGTGTTAAACGGCTTTAACGACCGCGTTGAGATTGAAGGTGAGATGTACAACAACGTTATGCCCTCGCTTAATCATTTAACCGACAAGCAGATTGCTGATGTGCTGACTTATGTACGCAGCAATTTTGGTAATAAAGCCAGTGCGGTATCTGCCACGGAGGTAAAAAAGTTAAGAGGCAAGTAA